From the genome of Asterias amurensis chromosome 17, ASM3211899v1, one region includes:
- the LOC139949558 gene encoding uncharacterized protein isoform X1, translating to MPRQKQSKPKALKQQREEVEQLIRDGGSTDTSKQDEEALAKTSTQPAMPSTTEKGKHRATKKQHRYKSAMKVKIAKKIRNKRIVKSLQAKQSPKIPIVNDGPSSLNQNNNKEQVSEDTELKSPPSGEDIGFDSSIFDLDIYKNKYDMIKERSLKRATKVKKDVQDKSKDTESSSRKGSDSPKKSPVSPVKAPESCVQTSQTEVEVLTLQTSPEQKNLIPQYQSVKRESAETLVRFPKISADIGQRRQRSVSEGLPSKQDTVSKQQALEALLQITDVELNTMSFTPTCGDTVPGRVPTVTSSNRMVSQSAHAGFNKRSSTKISESDKGVVKYQLHSDSLEEQGLKLVYTAPSTQDPVTFSHNRTRKSSTRSNASDTAEDTTAKDAQKCCKKLGRHVCHFCGRRCTKPSVLKKHIRSHTGERPYPCLPCGFSFKTKSNLYKHCKTHAHAIKAGMTPNSDDLSKLSPVDLDEDDSEETESEDEVAACDATTCQTELTDKCSHATNQVQVGSKPRSETEQMTSLTDSNTNQFNIPMMQVHRSHAAVPDVPRHQADSQSSMETMLRHSNSLVPTPNSVLPTANIKKEMPLLSTLIPDQISKSSHNSFASVVEPSQQDFQGVSGSRPDEEVVMSASGASSSQLLKTLLPGELAGFRIDMETRRAIPVLNPQHGTPGATPASQPNEASTTTSGKFIPITGFNIVKSGGQYHVQIPVQGIPEDSLTMALEGEAGNPSVGDTSNGSSQNKGVSKESLQERIQLLISQNRAIVDNADLESVKPRRTSVSRRDSENNSPRMDFAMDPLHINEKKTTDARSVPSSIYSEYTTLNSPTHHKRDSSSELQYQSRFTHSPLADYPLPGEGNLLEKVLKSQQQNPRHPELQTAKLDTLVHSSGNLGDNSNPIKDLLMKDRPHRLAQIAQQSPVHVSGEFKVEPGSPMMKFFQGTSWPVPQGGDSAMTQLRGSLQQQKIGPQMQNQRQPISFPTTEDVNVSQRISELRGHRRKYKSESEALGGHLPMGPSSPKRRARKIKDIPTAVSPLATSNVKHPVTNLASSLTPADVQKGLDKHVAASPHGSHYASFPGHVTSQPSPSHPLTATTSSLTSMPSHSISGQSHLTLVPGHMMTLQSRMSPGHSHMTSVSSPSMPRHMSTVPSRMTSLPSNTTSLPSPMMSNTSQMMGIPSHMTSLPSHMTSKQRSVTSVPSHMASSQSQTNHYSSPLSSVAGVLTSDACHLSNYSMLQNQIPGQSTSVNQQSGGSVSSVYIPPSTSEVSVIQHTRMQSKGEPTNIELKLEVNQPREKQFAGFPWPYKYPISTRSPGAASPASQGLHLLAVASKKPNLSPNLSSLAGNRKRSFSMTEAFVDPERHTERVKSPWPKEDPTKSLKGKVTPDSDNAAPIAMQLLAAVAHSSSYAPRLSPGDMENRSHVSETEQVSHFLPVSSSKSGSVHRGGSPRYSESPLKQESQMPPTITSPNIISQQREMASPEPKKMKLDRNTRSPRSPRNDGSKQNSTTIPSVPASRRHLTLDLKSPLTSRVKSPGGTDSPKPLLQIDPKSLLTPEALSIAESVMKLASPMKANTPSTPVESARELGRLMAHAFHNAGGKVESLITSTQGTMMIGPIATPTPGSKSGSTQYFIIPSPSSTQPPTGFPGPQSMFSPSTPSAASSALVSPLRSPMASFQPPGEQPTLSTSLSPRYKRVQPQKHNSQNKYEKYNLSLVKTNSALKQRIKLPPLSRSTARNPKVTQTTFCCVKRPQPMFVQQGPNRKVSMYSNWRPSGDFSHPLGISWKAHLGLYDSGRNKKPRFYYVTTSISPPQCGIVTDSAGWKPESAIKKSESQTLVEAQQKQELDSGSNRPFDAGSSLEKATIDSNLLKVKDKKPKDGSDHEPSRIQIFAGGYKSNEDYVYVRGRGRGKYVCEECGIRCKKPSMLKKHIRTHTDMRPYQCHICNFAFKTKGNLTKHMKSKAHSKKCIKNGLSPMDESCMEHQFSDADDEDTDSADGDTSDEDDEDDEDDDISETHSESAVPINTTVPPRERYSSVPNIQEMREPSDSQGRPLVWHQCHPEDMKKVHSDNQDRPRRDSTGSIPSTVSSASKENVDEKQPVKLSRSEVVGKLSRHLTNRHQLSLEKAQKAQTASFGKSEDTKVQESSFRFDMSQLPLLYPGTLISQPAQRPRPVQTPPDPPVLDKYGHIVLTKSPSTASQYRLSTTVQEDLSFKAKTGSSSDRVIETLPSPRPLSQPVSSFDNILSARQLYEKPNSAAMTSVHTKFSEKASSSPSTSEMQSRIEHSTNPTQTLNNFSEISSHFPFVTPSQGKSSNTPQEAVGVKPMHTMQNKHSPIFPQHAVSSDLQIAPGGNPAFPSSFMPYPHQQRTIAPHGLPTIQEITRPSDTSSLNLGRPLHIQSPTQQMKSQTSPRGHPSAALAHQSISSFEPVKHSTLPMYVEAISDDEDEHCQKKRPVAAEKRQGFMVSGSINNTGNRPQSFPSWMPESVTFTCSAIKQLLLARPSLTPSQQDSAKAQFVSPFLPPSLASPKLPIANQGVSFSSSLPMHPPLVSPMLPSKMMQLPPTILSQVRTPTVQSTITFPPQDEKRTSPGPFVPPVSQSKSQHHWVSHQPQYESSPSGDSLIGEAPEEPFSPVHVGNHKCSSCNKIFMKPSQLRIHMRVHLEENSFSCPECVQSFPTRIMLAKHERSQEHLSKVDAVELPSSADDTDPRPFKCKECQIAFRIPGHLAKHLRSRGHRMTLEREGKLPLPKEDLTGHEALSDLDQGDLIIDDSHQPLSPTGSSDKTDSASESGDLYQMEDINATAQSM from the exons ATGCCAcgtcaaaaacaatcaaaacccAAGGCTCTAAAAC AGCAACGTGAGGAGGTTGAACAATTGATCCGTGATGGTGGCAGCACTGATACCAGTAAACAAG ATGAAGAAGCATTGGCCAAGACCTCTACACAACCTGCCATGCCATCTACCACTGAAAAGGGCAAGCACAGAGCTACCAAGAAACAGCATCGTTACAAGAGTGCCATGAAAGTGAAAATCGCCAAGAAAATACGCAACAAGCGCATTGTCAAATCTCTTCAAGCAAAGCAGTCTCCAAAGATCCCTATTGTTAATGACGGCCCTTCAAGTCTaaatcaaaacaataacaagGAGCAGGTGTCCGAGGATACAGAACTCAAGTCCCCACCGTCGGGGGAAGACATCGGGTTCGATAGCAGTATCTTTGACTTGGacatttacaaaaacaagtATGATATGATCAAGGAGAGAAGTCTCAAGAGAGCAACCAAAGTCAAAAAAGACGTCCAGGACAAGTCAAAAGACACTGAAAGTAGCTCCAGGAAAGGTTCTGACAGTCCTAAAAAGAGCCCAGTATCTCCAGTGAAGGCACCTGAGAGCTGCGTTCAGACAAGTCAAACAGAGGTTGAGGTACTAACATTGCAGACGTCACCAGAACAAAAAAACTTGATTCCACAGTATCAGTCAGTCAAAAGGGAAAGTGCTGAAACACTTGTTAGATTTCCAAAGATTAGCGCAGATATTGGGCAGCGTAGGCAGCGCTCAGTGTCCGAGGGACTGCCTTCTAAACAGGACACGGTCTCAAAGCAACAAGCTCTTGAGGCTTTATTGCAAATAACTGATGTTGAACTAAACACGATGAGCTTTACGCCCACTTGTGGAGACACAGTTCCTGGTAGGGTGCCAACAGTGACCAGTTCAAATCGCATGGTTTCCCAGAGTGCACATGCTGGCTTTAACAAAAGAAGCTCAACGAAAATCAGTGAATCAGATAAAGGCGTAGTGAAATATCAACTGCACTCTGACTCTCTAGAAGAACAAGGTTTGAAACTTGTTTATACAGCACCAAGCACTCAAGACCCTGTCACTTTCAGTCACAATCGCACAAGGAAGTCCAGCACGAGAAGTAATGCTTCAGATACTGCTGAGGACACCACTGCCAAAGATGCACAGAAATGTTGTAAGAAACTGGGACGGCATGTTTGCCATTTCTGTGGACGCAGGTGCACCAAGCCTAGCGTCTTGAAGAAGCATATCAGGTCCCACACTGGGGAGCGTCCTTATCCCTGTTTACCTTGTGGGTTCTCCTTTAAGACAAAAAGCAACCTTTACAAGCACTGCAAAACCCATGCACATGCTATAAAGGCAGGAATGACTCCAAACTCTGATGACCTATCTAAGCTCTCACCGGTGGACCTTGATGAAGATGATTCAGAAGAAACTGAAAGCGAAGATGAAGTAGCAGCTTGTGATGCAACCACCTGTCAAACGGAATTGACAGACAAGTGTTCACACGCTACTAACCAAGTGCAAGTTGGCTCTAAGCCACGGTCAGAGACGGAACAAATGACATCACTGACAGACTCAAATACCAATCAATTTAACATTCCCATGATGCAAGTACATAGGAGCCATGCTGCAGTACCAGATGTTCCTAGGCATCAAGCAGACAGCCAAAGTAGCATGGAAACCATGTTAAGACATTCCAACAGTTTGGTTCCTACCCCAAATTCAGTACTACCAACAGCTAATATCAAAAAGGAAATGCCACTTCTGAGTACATTGATCCCTGACCAGATATCAAAGTCATCTCACAATTCATTTGCATCTGTTGTTGAACCTTCACAACAAGATTTTCAGGGTGTTTCCGGAAGTAGACCTGATGAGGAAGTAGTGATGTCAGCATCAGGGGCTTCCTCAAGCCAGCTCTTGAAGACACTACTACCTGGAGAGCTTGCTGGTTTTCGAATCGATATGGAAACAAGACGGGCCATACCTGTCCTGAACCCTCAACATGGAACTCCAGGAGCAACTCCTGCATCCCAGCCAAACGAGGCATCGACAACAACCTCTGGTAAATTCATTCCGATCACAGGGTTTAACATCGTCAAGTCAGGCGGTCAGTATCACGTGCAGATTCCTGTGCAGGGTATTCCTGAAGACTCTCTGACCATGGCTCTTGAAGGAGAGGCAGGCAACCCTAGTGTTGGTGATACAAGCAACGGTTCAAGCCAAAATAAAGGTGTGTCCAAAGAGTCTCTGCAGGAGCGGATTCAGCTTCTTATTTCTCAAAACCGAGCTATTGTGGACAATGCCGACCTTGAATCCGTAAAGCCACGCCGCACTAGTGTTTCTCGGAGGGATAGTGAAAACAACTCACCAAGGATGGACTTCGCAATGGACCCATTACATATCAATGAGAAAAAGACTACAGATGCAAGAAGTGTACCTTCTTCAATTTACTCGGAGTACACTACATTAAATTCTCCTACACATCATAAGAGGGACTCCTCATCTGAACTCCAATACCAATCTCGTTTCACTCATTCACCTCTGGCCGATTATCCTTTGCCAGGAGAAGGAAACCTGCTGGAAAAGGTATTGAAATCCCAACAGCAGAATCCAAGACATCCAGAATTACAAACAGCAAAGCTAGACACTCTAGTCCATTCATCTGGGAATCTTGGAGACAATAGTAATCCCATCAAAGACCTCTTAATGAAAGACAGACCTCACAGATTAGCACAGATTGCGCAGCAGTCTCCTGTTCATGTTTCAGGAGAATTCAAAGTTGAACCAGGCTCTCCAATGATGAAATTTTTCCAGGGAACGTCTTGGCCAGTACCGCAGGGTGGAGACTCTGCCATGACCCAGCTGCGTGGTTCTCTCCAACAGCAAAAGATTGGGCCACAGATGCAGAATCAAAGACAGCCTATATCATTTCCTACAACCGAAGATGTTAATGTCTCCCAAAGGATCTCCGAGTTGAGAGGTCACAGAAGGAAATACAAATCCGAAAGTGAAGCACTTGGTGGGCACCTGCCTATGGGACCCTCTTCTCCAAAACGACGAGCCAGAAAAATCAAGGACATTCCCACTGCAGTATCACCACTGGCCACAAGCAATGTTAAACACCCTGTGACAAATCTTGCTTCATCTTTAACACCCGCAGATGTTCAGAAGGGTCTTGACAAACATGTTGCTGCTAGTCCTCATGGTTCTCACTATGCATCTTTTCCAGGACATGTGACTTCACAACCAAGTCCATCACACCCTCTCACGGCAACTACATCTAGCTTGACATCAATGCCGAGCCATTCAATTTCTGGACAAAGTCACTTGACGTTAGTTCCGGGCCATATGATGACATTGCAGAGCCGCATGTCACCCGGTCACAGTCACATGACTTCTGTGTCAAGTCCTTCAATGCCAAGACACATGTCAACTGTTCCCAGTCGTATGACATCTCTGCCAAGTAATACAACGTCATTACCTAGTCCGATGATGTCAAATACAAGTCAGATGATGGGTATTCCGAGTCACATGACATCATTGCCAAGCCATATGACATCCAAGCAGAGAAGTGTCACATCAGTTCCAAGCCACATGGCATCTTCTCAGAGTCAAACTAATCACTACTCTAGTCCTCTATCCTCAGTTGCTGGCGTTTTGACATCAGATGCTTGTCATCTGTCTAATTATTCAATGCTCCAGAATCAAATTCCTGGTCAAAGTACATCAGTGAATCAACAGAGTGGAGGATCAGTATCAAGTGTTTATATACCGCCGTCCACCTCAGAGGTGTCTGTTATTCAGCATACTAGAATGCAGAGTAAGGGCGAACCAACCAATATAGAGCTGAAGCTTGAAGTTAACCAACCCAGAGAGAAACAATTCGCAGGGTTTCCATGGCCATACAAGTACCCTATCTCAACAAGAAGTCCAGGGGCAGCGTCACCAGCAAGTCAAGGATTACATCTACTGGCAGTAGCTTCAAAAAAGCCCAACCTTTCTCCAAATTTATCCTCTTTGGCTGGAAACAGGAAGCGGAGTTTCTCCATGACTGAAGCATTTGTTGATCCTGAGAGACATACTGAAAGGGTGAAGTCCCCCTGGCCAAAAGAGGATCCTACCAAATCTCTGAAGGGAAAGGTGACCCCAGATTCTGATAATGCAGCACCCATCGCTATGCAATTACTTGCAGCAGTTGCACACAGTTCGTCATATGCACCAAGACTCAGTCCAGGAGATATGGAGAATAGAAGCCATGTGAGTGAAACTGAACAAGTGTCTCATTTCTTGCCAGTCTCATCATCTAAAAGTGGTTCAGTACATCGTGGAGGTAGTCCTAGATACAGTGAAAGTCCTTTAAAGCAGGAATCTCAAATGCCACCTACCATAACAAGCCCCAATATTATTAGCCAGCAAAGAGAGATGGCATCTCCTGAGCCGAAAAAGATGAAGCTAGATAGGAACACTCGGAGTCCGAGATCACCACGGAATGATGGCAGCAAACAAAACAGTACAACCATACCGTCAGTTCCTGCTTCTAGACGCCATTTAACATTAGACCTGAAGTCCCCCTTGACATCACGTGTAAAATCTCCTGGTGGTACTGATTCTCCAAAACCTCTTCTACAAATTGATCCCAAAAGTTTGCTGACACCAGAAGCACTCTCCATTGCAGAGTCGGTGATGAAACTAGCATCTCCTATGAAAGCAAATACACCCAGCACTCCCGTAGAGTCGGCACGTGAACTAGGGAGATTGATGGCTCATGCTTTTCACAATGCAGGTGGGAAAGTTGAAAGCTTGATCACATCCACACAAGGAACAATGATGATAGGACCCATTGCAACCCCTACGCCAGGATCTAAGAGTGGTTCAACTCAATATTTCATCATTCCATCTCCATCTTCAACACAACCTCCGACTGGTTTCCCAGGTCCACAATCTATGTTTTCTCCTTCAACTCCTAGTGCAGCCTCAAGTGCATTAGTTTCACCCTTGAGAAGTCCTATGGCGAGCTTTCAGCCTCCTGGAGAACAGCCAACGCTAAGTACCAGTCTTTCACCCAGATACAAGCGTGTCCAACCACAGAAACACAACTCCCAGAACAAGTACGAAAAGTATAATTTGAGTCTTGTGAAGACAAATTCTGCGCTAAAACAGAGAATCAAGTTGCCACCGTTGTCACGCAGTACAGCACGAAACCCCAAGGTCACACAGACAACATTTTGCTGTGTTAAACGGCCACAACCCATGTTTGTTCAACAAGGACCAAACAGAAAGGTATCCATGTATTCAAACTGGAGACCTAGTGGAGACTTTTCACATCCGCTTGGAATCTCTTGGAAAGCTCATCTCGGTTTGTACGATTCTGGCCGAAATAAAAAGCCTCGTTTTTACTATGTCACAACAAGTATATCTCCACCACAGTGTGGTATAGTGACCGACTCTGCTGGATGGAAGCCTGAATCAGCCATCAAGAAATCTGAAAGTCAAACGTTGGTGGAAGCGCAACAGAAGCAGGAATTGGATAGTGGATCAAACCGACCTTTTGATGCTGGATCTTCACTAGAGAAAGCTACTATTGACAGTAATTTGCTCAAAGTTAAAGACAAAAAACCAAAAGATGGTTCTGACCATGAACCAAGCCGTATTCAGATATTTGCTGGTGGATATAAATCTAACGAGGATTATGTTTATGTCCGTGGTCGAGGCCGTGGCAAGTACGTCTGTGAAGAATGTGGCATCCGATGCAAAAAACCCAGCATGTTGAAGAAGCACATCCGCACTCACACTGATATGAGACCGTATCAATGCCACATTTGCAACTTTGCTTTCAAGACGAAAGGTAACCTCACAAAACACATGAAGTCAAAAGCGCATAGCAAAAAGTGTATAAAGAATGGTCTCTCACCAATGGATGAAAGTTGCATGGAGCATCAATTTTCAGATGCTGATGACGAGGATACTGACTCTGCAGATGGTGACACATCGGATGAAGATGACgaggatgatgaggatgatgacATATCTGAAACTCACTCCGAAAGCGCTGTCCCAATAAACACTACAGTGCCACCAAGAGAACGCTACAGCTCTGTTCCCAATATCCAAGAGATGCGTGAACCTTCAGATAGCCAAGGGAGACCTTTAGTGTGGCACCAGTGCCATCCGGAAGACATGAAGAAAGTGCACAGCGACAACCAAGACAGGCCCAGGCGAGATTCTACTGGCTCAATCCCCAGCACTGTTTCCTCAGCATCAAAAGAAAATGTTGATGAAAAGCAACCAGTGAAACTTTCCCGTTCAGAGGTTGTTGGAAAGTTGAGCCGACATTTGACAAACAGGCATCAGCTTAGTCTTGAAAAGGCTCAGAAGGCTCAGACAGCTTCATTTGGGAAATCAGAGGATACCAAAGTCCAAGAGAGTAGCTTTAGATTTGACATGTCACAGCTGCCTTTACTGTATCCAGGTACCCTCATTTCTCAGCCTGCACAACGCCCAAGACCGGTCCAAACTCCACCAGATCCTCCAGTTCTAGACAAATATGGCCACATTGTGTTGACAAAGTCACCTTCAACAGCAAGTCAATATAGACTGTCAACAACTGTACAAGAAGACCTCAGCTTCAAGGCAAAAACTGGAAGTAGCAGTGACAGAGTAATTGAGACATTGCCTTCCCCAAGACCCTTAAGTCAGCCTGTTTCAAGCTTTGACAATATCTTGTCAGCAAGGCAGCTTTATGAGAAGCCTAATTCGGCAGCAATGACATCTGTGCATACTAAATTCTCTGAAAAGGCTTCGTCATCCCCATCTACCTCAGAGATGCAATCACGAATTGAGCACTCGACGAATCCTACACAAACTTTGAATAACTTTTCTGAAATATCCTCCCATTTCCCATTTGTAACACCTTCTCAAGGCAAGTCAAGCAACACACCTCAAGAAGCTGTTGGAGTGAAGCCAATGCACACCATGCAAAACAAACATTCTCCAATATTTCCCCAGCATGCGGTTTCTAGTGATTTACAGATCGCCCCTGGAGGTAACCCAGCCTTCCCAAGCAGCTTTATGCCATATCCTCATCAGCAGAGAACAATTGCACCTCATGGCCTCCCTACTATTCAAGAGATCACTCGACCATCAGACACCTCAAGCCTCAACCTTGGACGACCACTGCATATTCAGTCACCCACACAACAAATGAAATCACAAACCTCACCGAGAGGTCATCCAAGTGCTGCTCTTGCACACCAGTCAATCAGTAGTTTTGAGCCAGTCAAGCACAGTACATTGCCTATGTATGTTGAGGCCATTTCAGATGACGAAGATGAACACTGCCAAAAGAAACGACCAGTTGCTGCCGAGAAAAGGCAAGGGTTCATGGTATCAGGTAGTATCAATAACACAGGAAACCGTCCACAGTCCTTTCCCTCCTGGATGCCTGAATCTGTTACCTTTACATGTAGTGCAATCAAACAGCTGCTGTTGGCAAGACCCTCTTTAACCCCCTCGCAACAAGACAGCGCTAAGGCCCAATTCGTGTCACCCTTTTTGCCACCATCATTAGCTTCTCCAAAGTTACCCATCGCCAATCAAGGAGTGTCTTTCAGTAGTTCTTTGCCAATGCACCCCCCTTTGGTTTCCCCAATGTTACCTTCAAAGATGATGCAGTTGCCGCCCACGATTCTCTCTCAAGTAAGGACGCCCACAGTTCAATCAACAATAACTTTTCCCCCACAAGATGAGAAGCGAACTTCACCCGGTCCATTTGTGCCACCTGTTTCACAATCCAAATCTCAGCACCATTGGGTGTCTCATCAACCACAGTATGAAAGCTCACCCAGTGGTGATTCACTAATTGGCGAGGCACCGGAAGAGCCATTCTCACCTGTACATGTTGGGAATCACAAGTGCTCAAGCTGCAATAAGATTTTCATGAAACCAAGTCAGCTTCGGATCCATATGCGTGTCCACCTTGAAGAAAACTCTTTCTCTTGTCCAGAGTGTGTACAGTCGTTCCCAACGCGGATCATGTTGGCCAAACATGAACGATCTCAAGAGCATCTCTCTAAAGTGGACGCTGTGGAATTACCATCTTCAGCTGATGATACGGACCCGCGCCCGTTTAAGTGCAAGGAATGCCAAATCGCGTTTCGGATACCAGGTCATCTTGCCAAGCATCTGCGCTCCAGAGGTCACCGGATGACCCTGGAGCGAGAAGGCAAGCTGCCACTACCCAAGGAGGACCTGACTGGTCATGAGGCGTTGTCGGACCTAGATCAAGGAGATCTGATTATCGACGACTCTCATCAGCCACTCAGTCCAACTGGCTCATCTGATAAGACAGACAGTGCTAGTGAGAGTGGTGACTTATACCAAATGGAAGATATCAACGCAACTGCTCAAAGTATGTAg